From the genome of Anopheles funestus chromosome 2RL, idAnoFuneDA-416_04, whole genome shotgun sequence:
CCGACAAACTCATCGTATACCGCGACCGCTTCCTGTCCCGGTTCGCGCTTCTGGTGTAGTTCCATGGCCTTCTTTTCAAGCTGCTCCGATTGTCGCAGGGCAATTTTTAGCGATGACACGTACTCACCGGTGTGTGCTTCCGCATCGAAATCTCCCAGCTCATCTGGATGGAAGATAGAGaacatttaattaatcaaataatttaattaaccgCGCAAATGGAACGTGGatgataataattattaatttaattagcaGTGAGTTTTTAGAATTAACGTGTGCAAACTACATAAAAACAGAACCCTGCAGTGCCTTTATTTCAGTAAGTTGTTAGATATAACATGTTTAACACTATGATTGTCTCGCAGATTATTATACTGAACGTGTTGAATTTGTATGCGATTGTTCCAGTCATCGCAGAAACTATCAAGTACTTTAAAATAGACCGTATAACTAACTGTGAACCCGCCGATCAGTTTCCCGTTACATTGTTACCAGATTacaacataaacaacaaacccaaTGAGAATTCGTTCAACTGCACACTTCGCATAAAGGAAGAAATTGAAGGTCCTCTGAAGGTAAGGAATCATTTCTTGTCTGGAAGTAACTGGATTTTCAAGAGCATTTTCTACCCTCTCCAGTACCAAGCAAACATCAAACGCTGTGAGATGGACCTATCAAAGTGTGAATTTTTTAACACGATCGAAACGGATGAACTTTGCGATTACTTTAAGGATGCTGGATTTAAAGAACGTTTTCTAAACAGCGTGTCGCAGTCAATTATGTGTCCGATAAAAGCAGGAGATTACCAGTTTACCAACACCAAGTGGGATATGTCGGCGATCGTCAACCTGCCGGGTAGTGCATACCGATGGAATATTGTTACCAAACTGACTCAAATGGCGACTGGACGAACAGTTTACTGTATCGAAATGATGGCAAGAATTGTGGTGATCAGAAAGAAAGCTAATCGAATCTAGCAATGAGTATATCTATGTTTtacaataagaaaacaaataaattgttttgatCAAGCAGTAATATTCTTTGTTTATGTAATTCTCATGTTTAAAGACTCCGCTATTTAACGACCTAAAGGATCATGCTTGCGATCACCATTCAACTATGAAATTATCCTCAAGCATCTAAACTTGCttcattaatattattttctatccATAATTCAACAATGTATCCGGTAAGAACATCGGATACACCATggataaatttaattcaaagtGAGCCGGTCATTCGGTTACACAGACCAAGATCAACTGCAGTCCAATTTACACCTGTTTTCGTGCTTAAAGCAAACTTTAATTTCTTCAAACTTTGAAGTGGATCCATATTTCGCCCCAGTTTTGCCTTGGCTGTTCTTCTCTGTTCTTTTTAACGTATTGAGTCTGACTATttgatacaaataaaatacaatttcgtATTCTAAATATTTGAACCATGCTTTAACTTGATCAAGGAATGAGTATACGAGTTGATGGCTAACATAGCTCTAGTATTTAACCATCGCTCTATTCTATTATTTGGTGTTGACAAAGCAGAGAATGACCGTTACAGAGAATTTCAGGGTCATGTTTATCAGCTGAAACGTGATGGTATCATTCATTACTCACAAAATCTTTTATCAACCCGGCAAATCATGTACTTATTTGTGTGCAATTCATTAAGCATTGGAGCTGTTGTACATTTTTAAACGATATAATTCGTTGGAGCGTATAATTGACGTCTAGATACCGATAATATAAATACGTTGATACACATATAAATGCGCTCATTGTACTACATTTAGCATTTCGTATTGGTTGATCTTTTTGAGAGCGTCACAATGAGCCCTACATTCAGAAACGGTGCGATATTAGCTGTAGTGCTTGCACAGATTGTATTCATACCGAATGCAGTGGCAAAGGTACTATCGAATAGCAGAGTAAATCACAGTGCGACCATAACATGATTGTGTTACTTTACAGTTCTACAACGTCATAAAGTATGACAATTGCAAACACATGGAGAACTCTGCGGCAACCCTGAGCCAGGTGAAAGTGTTTGGCAAACCGGACGCCATCGAGCTGAGCGCCATCTTGGATGTGGTGCAGGAAATAGAACCACCCGTCCATCTACAGCTCTTTGTGAAACGATGCAACCTTCAAAAGGAAGGCTGCGAAACGTATGAACACATCTCCATGGAAGACATATGCTCGAAAATCGAGAGCAACCCGATACTGCATAGATATATGGACATCTTTACACCTGCACTAAGCTGTCCCTTGAAAAAGGTGAAATTTTACTACCGagttaaaatattcaattggTTGCATTCATTGAATTTCCTTCTCtttatggaaaacaaaaaataaccatCGCAGGGACGTTATGTGGCAGAAAAGTCGGAGCTAAAGCTACAGATGTTGGAGATGTTCCCGATCGAGAATGCGTTCTGGCAGATGGAATTCCGTTTTCTGAACAAACATAACCAAACCATGCAGTGTGATTATGTCGAAATCGCTGTGACAGACAAACAGTAATCATTTGGCTGCAAACATCCTACTAAACATACCTTGTACTATAAGCGCTCCCAAGGCGGCCGCCTCACCAGCTGAACAGTACAAACGACCATGCCGAAGATCGCGTTTTAATTGTTGGTAGAGCATCAGTTTCCCATTGTTGGTTAGCCGTAGGGGATCGGCCGGGTAAAATTTGACACGAAACGAAAGCACGAGTGGATCAACATCTGGTGGAGGGAAATGATGATATAATTGATTAACAAATCGATATCTGTTTGTTGATACAAatgaacaataataaaatcttGCAGTAATTTTGGAATATTAACTAAACGAACCAACTAAACGACAAATAGTCAATTTaacgaaattgaaaaagatttattcaaaataaaaatatataacagtTGTGCCCGATACTTCAACAGTTCGATccgaaaagaaatatttcaacaaagaATATAAcagatttaaaataatataaacctTCTTCATGGCTTACGCATATAACTATTTACACATAGCCATTGAACGCAAACATGATCATACGAAGAAGAAttggataaaaaataatggaaatttaaaaaaaacaatacaagtAAAATTCCTTTTTGAAAGTAACCTCACACACTCTACCTTTGACTTGTTTGATTATAGTTTTCGCCAGATCCAGCCAATGCTGTTAGGTTGATACGCATGAATTGAGGAAAGAAGATCGAAAGGAAGAAATGTATTAAGTGAGCATTGATACAATCACTGTGGACAGGTTGATGTCCTTAAGACACATAAAGTGTTGTACAAACAGTTTACTAAATTATTGTCTTTGAGATTGTTAGGTAAACatcatattaaaatttacgTTAACACTATTTATCAAAATGTTCTTAAGCTAATTAAa
Proteins encoded in this window:
- the LOC125760618 gene encoding uncharacterized protein LOC125760618, encoding MENSAATLSQVKVFGKPDAIELSAILDVVQEIEPPVHLQLFVKRCNLQKEGCETYEHISMEDICSKIESNPILHRYMDIFTPALSCPLKKGRYVAEKSELKLQMLEMFPIENAFWQMEFRFLNKHNQTMQCDYVEIAVTDKQ
- the LOC125760615 gene encoding uncharacterized protein LOC125760615, with translation MFNTMIVSQIIILNVLNLYAIVPVIAETIKYFKIDRITNCEPADQFPVTLLPDYNINNKPNENSFNCTLRIKEEIEGPLKVRNHFLSGSNWIFKSIFYPLQYQANIKRCEMDLSKCEFFNTIETDELCDYFKDAGFKERFLNSVSQSIMCPIKAGDYQFTNTKWDMSAIVNLPGSAYRWNIVTKLTQMATGRTVYCIEMMARIVVIRKKANRI